A stretch of DNA from Fusobacterium mortiferum ATCC 9817:
TATTATTGTCCAGTTATTTGCTCCCATACTAGAACTAGCTTCAATAAGTCCTTTATCTACTTCGTTTAAAGCTCCTTCTATCATTCTAGCTACAAATGGAGCTGCTGAGATAGAAAGAGGAACTATTGCTGCTGTACTTCCTATTGTTGTCCCTACTATTATTCTTGAAAGCGGGAAAAGAAGTATCATAAGTATGATAAAAGGAAATGACCTTAAAGTATTGATTATAAAGTCTAATACTTTATTTAATTTTGGACTTTCTAAAATATTTCCTTCTTTAGTAACAGTAAGAAGTATTCCTATTGGGAAACCAATTAATAATGAAAAAAGTGTTGAGAAAAAAACCATGTATAATGTTTCTAATGTAGATGTCCATATCATACTAAATACCATTGTATATCACCTCTGTAAGTACTCCT
This window harbors:
- a CDS encoding methionine ABC transporter permease, whose product is MVFSMIWTSTLETLYMVFFSTLFSLLIGFPIGILLTVTKEGNILESPKLNKVLDFIINTLRSFPFIILMILLFPLSRIIVGTTIGSTAAIVPLSISAAPFVARMIEGALNEVDKGLIEASSSMGANNWTIIFKVMIPETMPHIIHGITVTVISLIGFSAMAGTIGAGGLGDLAIRFGYQRFKTDIMVYAVIVIIIVVQILQSLGNYLVYRAKKNR